The Candidatus Sulfotelmatobacter sp. genome has a segment encoding these proteins:
- a CDS encoding PTS sugar transporter subunit IIA, giving the protein MQLTLRQATEYLDVDEGTLRRWIKQRGLPVHVVNERMHLNAIELWEWATENGVPVSKRLLEQERRSPEAVPPLSAMLEAGGVHHDVEGRDRSSVLREMVRRLPLPPEVDREFLSAVIEAREAMGSTGIGDGIAIPHVRNPILLKVAEPRVTLCLLRHPIEFEAVDGRPVHALFTVISPTVPGHLRILAQLGFLLHDAELKSLLEARATAPRILARIRELEAAAPAGTRSRP; this is encoded by the coding sequence ATGCAGCTTACCCTCCGGCAGGCCACCGAATACCTCGACGTCGACGAAGGCACACTGCGTCGCTGGATCAAGCAGCGCGGGCTCCCGGTGCACGTCGTCAACGAGCGCATGCACCTGAACGCGATCGAGCTGTGGGAGTGGGCCACCGAGAACGGCGTTCCGGTTTCGAAGCGGTTGCTCGAGCAGGAGCGCAGGAGCCCCGAGGCGGTCCCGCCGCTGTCGGCGATGCTCGAGGCGGGCGGCGTCCACCACGATGTCGAGGGCCGCGATCGCTCCTCGGTGTTGCGCGAGATGGTTCGACGCCTGCCGCTGCCGCCGGAGGTGGACCGGGAGTTCTTGAGCGCGGTGATCGAGGCGCGCGAGGCGATGGGCTCGACCGGTATCGGCGACGGGATCGCGATCCCCCACGTGCGCAACCCGATCCTGCTCAAGGTCGCTGAGCCACGAGTCACGCTGTGCCTGCTCCGCCACCCGATCGAGTTCGAGGCGGTGGACGGTCGTCCGGTCCACGCGCTCTTCACCGTGATCAGCCCGACGGTGCCCGGGCACCTGCGGATCCTGGCCCAGCTCGGATTCCTTCTCCACGACGCGGAGCTGAAGTCGCTCCTCGAGGCGCGGGCTACCGCGCCCCGGATCCTCGCGCGGATCCGGGAGCTCGAGGCGGCCGCGCCGGCCGGCACCAGGTCCCGGCCTTGA
- a CDS encoding thymidine kinase has translation MAEPTPLAPGAGSIEVIVGSMYSGKTEELIRRLRRAQIARQRVEIFKPAIDDRYARDAIVSHSELRIPSRSIRTARDVLRHAHEAQVIGIDEGQFLGPELVPVCERLARAGKRVIVAGLDQDYRGRPFEPMPQLLAIAEYITKTLAICVVCGAPANRTYRKVKRGGRVVVGGADLYEARCRRCFELGDRARPLPTPGETHAPLRASRRRHRAGARARRRLR, from the coding sequence ATGGCTGAGCCCACTCCCCTCGCTCCCGGCGCCGGCTCGATCGAAGTGATCGTCGGCAGCATGTACAGCGGAAAAACCGAAGAGCTGATCCGGCGGTTGCGGCGCGCCCAGATCGCGCGCCAGCGCGTCGAGATCTTCAAACCGGCGATCGACGATCGCTACGCCCGCGACGCCATCGTCTCGCACAGCGAGCTGCGCATTCCCTCGCGCTCGATCCGCACTGCCCGCGACGTGCTGCGGCACGCGCACGAGGCCCAGGTGATCGGCATCGACGAGGGCCAGTTCCTGGGGCCCGAGCTGGTGCCGGTGTGCGAGCGGCTTGCCCGAGCGGGCAAGCGCGTGATCGTGGCCGGGCTCGACCAGGATTATCGCGGCCGCCCGTTCGAGCCCATGCCTCAACTGCTCGCGATCGCCGAGTACATTACCAAGACGCTGGCGATCTGCGTGGTCTGCGGCGCGCCGGCCAACCGCACCTATCGCAAGGTCAAGCGCGGCGGCCGCGTGGTAGTGGGCGGCGCCGATCTCTACGAGGCGCGCTGCCGTCGCTGTTTCGAGCTGGGCGACCGCGCCCGACCGCTTCCAACCCCGGGAGAAACGCATGCTCCGCTCCGTGCCTCGCGTCGCCGGCATCGTGCTGGCGCTCGCGCTCGTCGCCGGCTGCGCTAA